The Schizosaccharomyces pombe strain 972h- genome assembly, chromosome: I genome contains a region encoding:
- the msc1 gene encoding Swr1 complex histone demethylase subunit Msc1 encodes MRKNSSHENQSSENIIEFPYVDFEELNVHSNIFSELEHAKPSTQQQQQQQNISNETTSTGPRICISRDEFKAVNLLTKEEINVRVTPKKEEFSRGLDFISDLYDQTARKSGAVRVIPPDNWKCPLTINTTTFKFLTRKNNPSSMSLVSNYPLDAISSQQKFHGNDKTLEKNSAKATINKSNSTAETSSTATVEPYDSNDLYRIFDRPDAVVLSYIFVLGKAVDLLQIKQWLQLSKQKNLLEFEFWSQAAQHYKLDVNSLRNAYNLYAETGVTTRTGNDGGSPINRPAKRVKRQNHIPKCKLCAQEGSSLVTCCICQSNYHYACVEAPFAPFSDIHYWTCNSCIPSSLKILWKEVDYHCISSFLQSSNELASSLKKQLPSFLAQTPLTLPSNTKTPPASARQSSRRTRSTSGKGFETKISINLDSDIKLLNTLSPLETFFWCCSFPSTASTSSPFSYYPESLPTPLLGRAVNTTAFPTSRQNAYYNDPWNLYFIHFSKLSPLRFTPPGILTSTISLGQPLTCQGWQRDSMSLFGMHYHHYGAQRIWYVIPEVDGPKYEKLLNDLSPSFIQEKPETLIKSKILLPISMLISNGIQVLTFVQNSNEFVITSPNTYYTVLDTGFSLSESVPFATKEWIQDMHAENSFNMYKNLHISAPFSLDHILLANATLDKTVHSAYWLMTCLKDRVDRELTLRNEFRKRHPLLTWIPTPLESSVMACAFCKTFAYLASIEEKNGTKTACLSHKDECFPNTDSDLTVLVRYDDNALLAAYSKVVERAHKADTWLENYKEALGSDNSRPSLKVLKTLLNEAETICCPLQEVSLVRNLVKTAQQWLDKFAIIFKKKSMVKKEKRKPKRGSATHSHLESPSEEVEDLNSSNINEADLLINLVEEAEQFTFDFPEMAVAFEKAESLKIFREKANAMKERSLSYEECLAIVEEGESLQLKTPELLYFKQYMEKTEWIDSFNQISQKTDSTMEELVELIERGEKIGLTSDNENMATALLLKEKSENWMKQVEGLLSQETLSTSKLFQLKSEANSICINRGLLEQLNEVLQKSENFHTQLVSLISRARDPDYYSRPTIEEAKTVLAESENLTNKPEEYTVAQKLLTQTYEWVRRGKRLFGKANAPLEIFNQHLEFVEQRNTNAMVDEGSDAPFHVGNEYYVIAGSDPSDFHYCFCRQPEAGMMIECELCHEWYHAKCMKMSKKKLRADEKFICPICDYRVEVPRHSHRPPLIELQKMVDDIPTLPFQPIEIELLKRVVKQAEEFKNKMQSEVCDPTQLSEKDVPLLQFYLRKLEGSEILFTEELNVFRQKLHEFMPVAPQPPPFIGESRSNRKPRPTKRQREIMEQVESGKLTSAEGAAAIAATQTRNQNNFISKPFNVHTLSTTLSPWAMKSLAQAAISPNPMPSAHDLLPTSNPAELFTNISPEIKELSVDSTSTLGGLNSSHLVSDQNASVICLCRQPFAISDGTVQCHNCLEWFHYECVGLSSDIVSTLSNYACPDCCSKEGKLYPWNTRPRSTPSVWLSQAYSPSVLQGTTENVAFLNKAFSASANLFDVLPVSNTPSHFSKMDYVLEDRKPDLFTETYLSM; translated from the coding sequence ATGCGGAAAAATTCATCTCATGAAAATCAGTCCTCGgaaaatattattgaaTTTCCGTATGTTGACTTTGAGGAATTAAACGTTCAttccaatattttttctgaGTTGGAACATGCTAAACCGTCAAcacaacaacaacaacaacaacaaaatATCAGCAATGAGACCACTTCAACTGGTCCACGGATATGTATCTCTCGTGATGAATTTAAAGCAGTAAATTTGCTCAccaaagaagaaataaatgtCAGGGTGACTCCTAAAAAGGAAGAATTTTCTCGTGGATTGGATTTTATCAGCGATTTATACGATCAAACCGCCAGGAAGTCTGGTGCCGTCCGTGTCATTCCTCCCGACAATTGGAAGTGTCCGCTGACCATTAACACAACTACCTTCAAGTTTCTCACTAGGAAAAATAATCCTTCTTCTATGTCTTTGGTCTCAAACTATCCCCTTGATGCCATCTCAAGTCAGCAAAAATTTCACGGTAACGATAAGACTTTAGAGAAAAATTCTGCAAAAGCCACTATCAACAAATCCAATTCCACCGCAGAAACTTCATCTACTGCCACAGTTGAACCTTATGATTCCAACGACTTGTATAGAATATTCGATCGACCCGATGCCGTCGTTTTGTCTTATATCTTTGTTCTTGGTAAAGCTGTCGATTTACTTCAAATTAAGCAGTGGCTTCAACTCTCTaagcaaaaaaatctcTTGGAGTTTGAATTTTGGTCCCAAGCTGCCCAACATTACAAGTTGGATGTTAATAGCCTGAGAAATGCATACAACTTGTATGCTGAAACCGGTGTCACTACTCGTACAGGCAATGATGGTGGTTCGCCGATTAATAGACCTGCTAAACGTGTGAAGCGTCAGAATCACATTCCAAAATGCAAGTTATGTGCCCAAGAAGGATCTTCTCTTGTCACTTGTTGCATTTGTCAATCAAATTATCATTATGCTTGTGTAGAGGCTCCATTTGCCCCCTTTTCTGATATTCATTATTGGACGTGTAATAGTTGCATTCCttcatctttaaaaattttatggaAAGAGGTTGATTATCATTGCATATCgtcttttcttcaatctAGTAATGAGCTTGCGTCTTCATTGAAAAAGCAGCTCCCTTCGTTCTTAGCTCAAACACCACTTACTCTTCCTTCAAACACAAAAACTCCTCCTGCATCTGCTAGACAATCTAGTCGAAGGACTAGGTCAACATCCGGAAAAGGTTTTGAAACCAAAATTTCCATAAATCTTGATTCCGACATCAAGCTTTTGAATACCCTATCCCCTTtagaaacttttttttggtgttGCTCTTTTCCATCAACCGCTTCTACTTCCTCTCCATTTTCGTATTATCCAGAAAGCCTTCCGACTCCTTTGCTTGGACGCGCAGTGAATACTACTGCTTTCCCCACTTCTCGACAGAATGCCTATTATAATGATCCCTGgaatctttattttatacatttttccaaattatcTCCCTTACGTTTTACTCCTCCAGGTATATTGACGTCTACTATATCACTAGGTCAGCCTCTGACTTGTCAAGGCTGGCAACGCGATTCTATGTCTTTGTTTGGTATGCACTATCATCATTATGGAGCTCAACGAATATGGTATGTGATTCCAGAAGTGGATGGACCGAagtatgaaaaattattgaatgaTTTATCGCCATCCTTCATTCAAGAGAAGCCTGAAACATTgattaaatcaaaaatattgctACCAATTAGTATGCTAATTTCAAATGGGATTCAAGTCTTGACCTTCGTACAGAATTCCAATGAATTTGTCATTACCTCGCCAAACACCTACTATACTGTTTTAGATACTGGATTCTCCTTATCTGAGTCCGTTCCTTTTGCAACGAAAGAATGGATACAAGACATGCACGCCGAGAACAGTTTTAATATGTACAAAAATCTCCATATTTCAGCtccattttctttagaTCATATTTTGTTGGCCAATGCCACGCTTGATAAAACTGTTCATTCAGCGTATTGGTTAATGACATGTCTAAAAGACAGAGTTGACAGAGAGTTAACTTTAAGGAACGAATTTCGTAAACGGCACCCTTTACTCACTTGGATACCTACCCCTCTCGAGTCCTCTGTTATGGCATGCGCATTTTGTAAAACATTTGCGTATTTAGCTtctattgaagaaaaaaatggtaCCAAAACTGCATGCCTTTCTCACAAAGATGAGTGTTTTCCGAATACCGATAGTGATCTAACTGTCCTTGTTCGATATGATGACAACGCTTTGCTTGCCGCTTACAGTAAAGTAGTTGAACGTGCACACAAAGCAGATACATGGCTAGAAAATTATAAAGAGGCTTTAGGCTCGGATAATTCACGGCCTTCACtgaaagtattaaaaacGTTACTCAACGAGGCGGAAACAATATGTTGTCCTTTGCAAGAAGTCTCTTTGGTTCGCAATCTTGTTAAGACTGCACAACAATGGCTTGACAAATTTgctattattttcaaaaaaaaatctatggttaagaaagaaaagcgGAAGCCAAAGCGGGGTTCTGCTACACATTCGCATCTAGAAAGTCCTTCGGAGGAAGTGGAAGATTTAAATTCTTCTAACATTAATGAAGCAGACTTGTTGATAAATTTGGTAGAAGAGGCCGAGCAGTTTACATTTGATTTCCCGGAAATGGCTGTTGCCTTTGAGAAAGCTGAAAGTTTGAAGATTTTCAGAGAAAAAGCTAACGCTATGAAGGAAAGAAGTTTGTCTTACGAGGAATGTTTGGCTATAGTAGAAGAAGGAGAGTCTCTCCAATTAAAAACTCCCGAATTACTTTACTTTAAGCAATATATGGAAAAAACTGAATGGATTGATTCATTCAATCAGATTTCCCAAAAAACAGATTCTACAATGGAAGAACTTGTTGAGCTTATAGAAAGAGGAGAGAAAATAGGATTAACCTCTGACAATGAAAATATGGCAACTGCTTTACtgttgaaagaaaaatcagaAAACTGGATGAAACAGGTTGAAGGTCTCTTAAGTCAAGAAACATTGTCTACTTCTAAGCTTTTTCAGCTGAAATCTGAAGCCAATTCCATATGCATAAATCGGGGTTTATTGGAGCAACTTAACGaagttttacaaaaatcGGAAAATTTTCATACTCAGCttgtttctttaattaGTCGCGCTAGGGATCCTGATTATTATAGTAGACCGACTATTGAAGAAGCAAAAACAGTGCTAGCTGAGTCCGAAAATCTTACTAACAAGCCTGAGGAATATACTGTTGCTCAAAAATTACTGACACAAACATACGAGTGGGTTCGACGTGGAAAGAGATTGTTTGGGAAAGCTAATGCGCCTcttgaaatatttaatcAGCATCTGGAGTTTGTTGAGCAGAGAAACACAAATGCAATGGTTGATGAAGGATCGGATGCTCCTTTCCATGTAGGTAATGAATACTATGTAATTGCTGGTTCTGATCCGTCCGACTTTCATTACTGCTTTTGTAGACAGCCAGAGGCTGGGATGATGATTGAATGCGAGCTTTGTCATGAGTGGTATCATGCTAAATGCATGAAAATgtcgaaaaagaaattgcgAGCGGATGAAAAGTTTATTTGCCCCATTTGCGATTATCGTGTTGAGGTACCTCGCCATTCTCATAGACCACCATTGATAGAGTTACAGAAAATGGTTGATGACATACCCACCTTACCTTTTCAAccaattgaaattgaacTATTGAAAAGAGTCGTTAAACAAGCTGAAGAATTTAAGAATAAGATGCAGTCTGAAGTTTGTGATCCAACCCAATTAAGTGAAAAGGATGTGCCGTtgcttcaattttatttgcgAAAACTTGAAGGCTCTGAAATACTATTTACAGAAGAGTTAAACGTATTTCGACAAAAACTCCATGAGTTTATGCCAGTGGCTCCCCAACCTCCTCCCTTCATAGGTGAAAGTAGGTCAAATAGAAAACCACGTCCAACTAAGCGACAGCGTGAAATTATGGAACAAGTTGAAAGTGGTAAATTGACTTCAGCAGAAGGTGCCGCCGCTATTGCAGCAACTCAGACAAGGAATCAAAACAACTTTATTTCTAAACCTTTTAATGTTCATACCTTGAGCACTACTTTATCTCCATGGGCTATGAAAAGTTTGGCTCAGGCTGCCATCAGTCCTAATCCCATGCCTTCAGCTCACGATTTACTTCCGACTAGTAATCCTGCTGAGCTCTTTACAAACATTTCCCCCGAAATTAAAGAGTTATCTGTGGATTCTACTTCTACCCTCGGTGGCCTCAATTCTTCACATCTCGTTTCGGATCAAAATGCATCTGTTATTTGCTTGTGTCGACAACCGTTTGCTATTTCAGATGGTACAGTGCAATGTCACAATTGTTTAGAATGGTTTCATTACGAATGTGTTGGTTTATCATCCGATATTGTGAGCACTCTTTCAAATTATGCTTGCCCGGATTGCTGTTCCAAGGAAGGAAAGTTGTACCCATGGAACACACGTCCGAGATCAACACCATCTGTGTGGTTGTCACAAGCTTATTCTCCTAGCGTATTACAGGGTACAACAGAGAATGTGGCTTTTCTTAATAAAGCTTTTTCTGCTTCtgctaatttatttgatgTATTGCCTGTCTCTAATACTCCTTCccatttttccaaaatggACTACGTATTGGAAGACCGTAAACCTGATTTGTTTACTGAAACATACCTCAGCATGTGA
- the rds1 gene encoding protein rds1 yields MVQALTASLMAGALLARGIIGAKADPVNFAGIGGAAYEYNYTATGSFNQSIMPANFTPAGGIDTNDSSPTYHPFSDFDYQSLSLALYHEYIEYDLFNYGLTKFSDAEFDEAGIDAEYRHLIRFMAQQEIGHIELVTNMLGPNAPKACSYQYNFDTVGSFIDFAQTLTKWSESGVYGFLPHLDSRAAAALLLQSITTEARQQMSLRQLQGLFPYPVWFETGIPQSFAWSLIAPFIVGCPAENEKLVWQNFPALHLVSPPVHTNFTNGSFPQYPNGTYMYPAAVSTNRTFPLSLPGQSVELAWDAPGMAVGPNSSYITSTSAGTPRYAAWISQLNVTYAPLNITGNNSGVTYQPSSHLYNDSTQQVINGTNFLVLVDEAIPVTPFNITAINEHVVAGPLVYESG; encoded by the coding sequence ATGGTTCAAGCTCTTACTGCTTCTTTAATGGCCGGCGCTCTCTTGGCGCGCGGTATCATCGGTGCTAAGGCCGATCCAGTTAACTTTGCTGGTATTGGCGGTGCCGCTTACGAATACAACTACACTGCTACTGGTTCCTTTAATCAATCTATCATGCCTGCTAACTTTACTCCTGCTGGCGGCATCGATACTAATGATAGCAGCCCTACTTATCACCCTTTCAGTGACTTTGACTACCAGTCCTTGTCTCTCGCTCTATACCACGAGTACATCGAGTACGACCTCTTCAACTACGGTCTCACTAAATTCTCTGATGCCGAGTTTGACGAGGCCGGCATTGACGCCGAGTACCGTCACTTGATTCGCTTCATGGCCCAACAAGAAATCGGCCACATCGAGCTTGTCACCAACATGCTTGGCCCCAACGCCCCCAAGGCTTGCTCTTACCAGTACAACTTTGACACTGTGGGCTCCTTCATTGACTTTGCTCAAACCCTTACTAAGTGGAGTGAATCCGGTGTCTATGGTTTCCTTCCCCACCTTGACTCTCGCGCAGCAGCTGCTCTTTTGCTTCAATCCATCACCACTGAAGCTCGTCAACAAATGTCTCTCCGTCAATTACAAGGTCTCTTCCCTTACCCCGTCTGGTTTGAAACTGGCATTCCTCAATCCTTTGCTTGGTCCTTGATTGCCCCTTTCATTGTTGGCTGCCCTGCCGAAAACGAAAAGTTGGTTTGGCAAAACTTCCCTGCCTTACATTTGGTTAGCCCTCCTGTTCACACTAATTTCACCAACGGCTCTTTCCCTCAGTACCCTAACGGTACCTACATGTATCCCGCCGCTGTCTCCACCAACCGTACCTTCCCTCTCTCTCTTCCCGGACAAAGCGTCGAATTGGCTTGGGATGCTCCCGGTATGGCTGTCGGTCCTAACAGCTCCTACATCACTTCCACCTCTGCCGGAACTCCTCGTTATGCTGCTTGGATTTCCCAATTGAACGTTACTTACGCTCCCTTAAACATCACCGGCAACAACAGCGGTGTTACCTACCAACCCAGCTCTCACCTTTACAACGACTCTACCCAGCAAGTCATTAACGGTACCAACTTCTTGGTTCTCGTTGACGAAGCTATCCCCGTCACTCCCTTCAACATCACTGCCATCAACGAGCACGTTGTTGCTGGTCCTCTTGTTTACGAGTCCGGATAA
- the gta2 gene encoding glutamyl-tRNA amidotransferase beta subunit Gta2 yields MSFGRWAASIGLEIHLQLATVKKLFSPAKVNPLAQPNTCVAYFDVSLPGSMPILNPEALKFAVKGALALNCEVANVCKFDRKHYFYPDLPAGYQITQKEIPIGRNGFIPLSAGLDNVPDTQIPIQHIQLEQDTAKSTSAKNPSRILLDYNRAGTPLLEIVTKPCFHDVNTVSAFLFKLQSIVRFAGISEALMENGGMRCDVNVSIAPVISSENLNELHFKNNGVISVEKSISHFPQLGTQLARVELKNLSNVRNVVNSIRHEVDRQVSLANMGVSWPSETRGFDDITGKTFPLRNKTTSDDYLFLPETDIPPIILSRSYVNSVLKSLPALPDELFQKLTTGSHAISHKEARTLLSVKEYYHYYRNAYHHIDSISHVNQSLKEDALRTLPYWITVELVGKVREIDPSPNINIVPPLQLADIVLLVSKKKLTAASAKLFLRSLIKSPSSKPISTLIQEKNFGTIGDSEKIKACVESVLSKHSKQFEELKNGKTSLIKWFVGLTMRELRGQASPKDIEMEVQSSLRREK; encoded by the exons ATGTCTTTTGGAAGATGGGCCGCTTCCATTGGATTGGAAATACATTTACAACTTGCAACAGTGAAAAAGCTGTTTTCTCCAGCAAAGGTTAACCCTCTTGCACAGCCTAATACTTGTGTTGCGTATTTCGATGTGTCACTACCAGGCTCTATGCCG attTTGAATCCTGAAGCGTTAAAGTTTGCAGTGAAAGGAGCATTGGCACTGAATTGTGAGGTAGCGAATGTTTGCAAATTCGACAGAAAGCATTACTTTTATCCAGACTTACCTGCGGGATATCAGATTACGCAGAAAGAAATTCCTATAGGAAGAAATGGATTTATACCATTGTCGGCTGGTTTGGACAATGTTCCAGATACTCAAATCCCCATACAACATATTCAACTAGAACAG GATACTGCAAAATCGACGTCTGCTAAAAATCCATCGCGAATCTTACTGGATTATAATCGAGCAGGAACTCCGTTATTGGAAATCGTCACTAAACCTTGCTTTCATGATGTCAATACTGTTTCTGCATTCTTGTTTAAATTGCAATCCATCGTTCGCTTCGCTGGAATATCTGAGGCGTTGATGGAAAATGGAGGGATGAGATGTGATGTTAATGTCTCAATCGCGCCAGTCATCTCTTCAGAAAATCTAAATGAActtcattttaaaaacaacgGAGTGATATCAGTAGAGAAATCCATATCCCATTTCCCCCAATTAGGTACTCAGTTGGCTCGTgttgaattaaaaaatttgtcaaATGTACGAAATGTAGTAAATTCAATTCGCCATGAAGTGGACCGACAAGTCTCTTTGGCAAATATGGGTGTTTCTTGGCCCTCAGAAACGAGGGGATTCGACGATATCACTGGTAAAACATTTCCTCTTCGTAATAAGACAACCTCCGACGATTATCTATTTCTTCCTGAAACCGATATCCCCCCAATCATACTTTCTCGGAGTTATGTGAATTCTGTCTTAAAATCATTACCTGCTCTGCCTGACGAACTTTTCCAAAAGCTTACAACGGGTTCTCATGCCATTAGTCATAAAGAGGCCCGTACATTATTAAGTGTGAAGGAATACTATCACTACTACAGAAATGCGTACCACCATATCGATTCTATAAGCCATGTAAATCAATCTTTGAAAGAGGATGCTTTACGTACCCTTCCATACTGGATCACTGTGGAACTAGTAGGAAAAGTTCGTGAAATTGACCCTTCCCCTAACATCAATATCGTTCCTCCTTTGCAATTGGCTGACATTGTACTTCTTGTTTCCAAGAAGAAACTTACAGCTGCATCTGCTAAACTCTTCCTTCGTTCATTGATAAAATCACCTTCATCGAAACCTATATCTACTCTCAtccaagaaaaaaattttggtacCATTGGCGATTCcgagaaaataaaagcttGTGTAGAAAGTGTTCTTAGTAAACATTCAAAACAATTTGAAGAGTTGAAAAATGGTAAAACTTCCCTTATAAAGTGGTTTGTTGGCCTTACGATGAGAGAGCTTCGAGGACAAGCAAGTCCCAAAGACATTGAGATGGAAGTGCAAAGCAGTTTACGAAGGGAAAAGTAA
- the tif222 gene encoding translation initiation factor eIF2B beta subunit, which translates to MSTINVEHTYPAVSSLIADLKSRKVQGPFAVAVETALVMRQVISQTRWSTVDQLIDTVRAVGSTLVKAQPTEFSCGNIIRRILRLIREEYQELLKTADENEKLIVSSSNSSSPSQKRDIPSNEKLVQSHEPVSVQMYSSMLNLLGRPTLESPTHSKTVGDSRVTGGMDMRAVIISGIQDVIDELDKINTDIEVQSMDHLHSNEIILTQGCSKTVEAFLRFAAKKRKFSVIVAEGFPNNQKGSHAMAKRLAQAGIDTTVISDATIFAIMSRVNKVILGTHAILGNGGLVTYSGAQLVAQAARHHATPVVVCSGIYKLSPVYPYDLESIIQLSSPDKIMSFNEGDLISRAEILNPYYDYIPPDLVDLFITNLGGYPPSYLYRIMNDTYDASDTIL; encoded by the exons ATGTCAACTATTAATGTTGAACATACCTATCCGGCTGTAAGTAGCTTGATAGCAGACTTAAAGTCAAGAAAGGTACAAGGCCCCTTTGCAGTTGCCGTTGAAACGGCGCTGGTAATGAGACAAGTGATTTCTCAAACTCGCTGGTCAACAGTTGATCAATTAATTGATACAGTCCGTGCTGTTGGATCTACTCTTGTCAAGGCTCAACCTACTG AATTTTCTTGTGGAAATATTATTAGAAGAATTTTACGCTTAATCCGCGAAGAATATCaagaattattaaagaCTGCTGATGAAAATGAGAAGTTAATCGTTTCTTCATCGAACTCTTCTAGCCCTTCTCAAAAAAGAGACATTCCCTCTAACGAAAAATTGGTTCAAAGTCACGAACCTGTTTCAGTTCAGATGTACTCTTCTATGCTTAATTTATTAGGTCGTCCTACTCTTGAGTCTCCCACACATAGTAAAACCGTCGGTGACAGTAGGGTCACCGGTGGCATGGATATGCGCGCTGTGATCATATCTGGCATCCAAGATGTAATCGATGAGTTGGACAAGATTAATACTGATATTGAAGTTCAATCAATGGACCATTTGCATTCAAA tgaaattattttaactCAGGGTTGCTCAAAAACTGTTGAAGCTTTTCTCCGTTTTGCCGCAAAGAAACGCAAATTTTCAGTGATTGTTGCAGAAGGATTTCCCAATAACCAAAAAGGTTCTCATGCCATGGCAAAGCGATTAGCTCAGGCTGGTATTGATACAACTGTTATATCTGATGCTACGATTTTTGCAATCATGTCACGCGTGAATAAAGTTATACTTGGTACGCATGCAATCTTGGGTAACGGAGGATTGGTAACCTATAGTGGAGCCCAATTAGTTGCTCAGGCTGCCAGGCACCATGCTACTCCCGTAGTGGTGTGTTCGGGTATTTATAAGCTTAGCCCTGTTTACCCTTATGACTTAGAATCCATTATCCAACTGTCTTCACCTGATAAAATTATGTCCTTTAATGAAGGTGATCTAATAAGCCGCGCTGAAATTTTAAACCCTTACTATGATTACATCCCACCAGACCTAGTAGATCTGTTTATTACCAATTTGGGTGGCTATCCTCCTTCCTACCTTTATCGTATTATGAATGATACTTATGATGCAAGCGATACAATTCTTTAA
- the tit1 gene encoding tRNA isopentenyltransferase → MLKPLCVVIGTTGAGKSDLAVQLAKRFGSQVINADSMQIYRGFDTITNKITVEEQENVHHRLMSFLNFDKEYSVPEFERDASRVIDEIHSQGKIPIVVGGTHYYLQSLLFEDTTLSAIDKLTNDSSPSKPPHPDSHILDDDPSAMLSYLKKIDPVMAEQWHPRDTRKIRRSLEIYFHTGRPPSEIYSEQKMKSSGSKLRYKSLIFWAFADSLVLMPRLDKRVDKMLSHGLVDEIKSMKSLAESEKFSPDFTRGIWQCIGFKEFMPWFEAPSDIVFNDCLERMKVSTRQYAKSQKKWIQSRFLPMCLAQQDLSPSSILFSTTNTTDLNNWEEQVEKACRVFQYFFYNGDAIAPSADDQHAFEKARDYLSIMNGRQSQKKKFVCEECLDKRGDPFTVIGEDAFNVHIKSRKHKTTVRRKKERAERQIRLKNIGILK, encoded by the coding sequence ATGTTAAAGCCCCTTTGCGTTGTCATCGGTACTACAGGAGCTGGTAAGTCGGATTTAGCAGTTCAGCTGGCGAAACGGTTTGGAAGCCAAGTCATTAATGCTGACTCGATGCAAATTTATCGGGGATTTGATACTATAACCAATAAAATTACTGTGGAAGAGCAAGAGAATGTTCATCATCGCTTGATGTCCTTCTTGAACTTTGACAAAGAATACAGTGTTCCCGAGTTTGAACGAGATGCCTCCCGCGTAATTGACGAGATTCACAGTCAAGGAAAGATACCTATTGTGGTTGGAGGGACTCATTATTATTTGCAGTCCCTTTTGTTTGAAGATACTACTTTGTCGGCTATTGATAAATTGACGAACGATTCATCACCTAGTAAGCCACCCCATCCGGACTCTCATATCTTGGATGATGATCCATCTGCTATGCTTTcgtatttaaaaaagatagaTCCCGTGATGGCTGAGCAATGGCATCCTCGGGATACTCGTAAAATTCGAAGAAGCCTAGAGATATATTTTCACACCGGTCGACCGCCATCTGAAATTTATTCTGagcaaaaaatgaagtcAAGTGGCTCTAAACTTCGATACAAATCTCTAATATTTTGGGCGTTCGCAGATTCTTTAGTCTTAATGCCGCGACTTGATAAACGTGTTGACAAAATGCTAAGCCATGGATTGGttgatgaaataaaaagcatGAAGAGTCTTGCTGAAagtgaaaaattttctcCTGATTTCACCCGTGGGATTTGGCAATGTATtggatttaaagaattcatGCCATGGTTTGAAGCGCCTTCGGATATAGTCTTTAATGATTGTTTAGAACGAATGAAGGTTTCTACTAGACAGTATGCAAAATCTCAGAAGAAATGGATCCAAAGTCGATTCCTCCCGATGTGTTTGGCTCAACAAGATTTATCCCCTTCTTCAATTCTATTTTCCACCACAAACACTACGGACTTGAACAATTGGGAAGAGCAAGTTGAAAAGGCTTGTAGAgtatttcaatattttttttataatggCGATGCCATTGCTCCATCTGCTGATGATCAGCACGCTTTCGAAAAAGCCAGAGATTATCTCTCCATAATGAACGGTCGCCAATCtcagaaaaagaagttcGTTTGCGAGGAATGTTTAGACAAGCGGGGTGATCCATTCACTGTAATAGGAGAAGATGCGTTCAATGTCCATATTAAAAGTAGGAAGCATAAAACCACGGTGCGacgtaaaaaagaaagagctGAGCGTCAAATtcgtttaaaaaacattggaattttaaaatga